Proteins encoded together in one Quercus lobata isolate SW786 chromosome 3, ValleyOak3.0 Primary Assembly, whole genome shotgun sequence window:
- the LOC115980932 gene encoding HMG1/2-like protein, producing MGETVVTDTLLLFPFSVNAIFSGYNTAFFFFLFGRKKSSSTVPKAKKAKTDKKSKDPNAPKRPQTAFFLFMDDFRKTYKEENPDSKGGKEVAKEGGEKWKSLDRKREKYS from the exons ATGGGAGAGACTGTAGTG aCAGatactcttcttctcttccctttCTCTGTCAATGCAATCTTTTCTGGGTATAacactgctttttttttttttttgtttggcagGAAGAAATCAAGTTCAACAGTGCCGAAggcaaagaaagcaaaaactgACAAGAAGTCTAAGGATCCAAATGCCCCCAAGCGCCCACAAACtgccttctttctcttcat GGATGACTTTAGGAAGacttataaagaagaaaatcccGATTCGAAGGGTGGTAAAGAG GTAGCAAAGGAGGGTGGTGAGAAGTGGAAATCTCTagacagaaagagagaaaaatattcctAG